A stretch of DNA from Synechococcus sp. PROS-9-1:
TACCGGGGCCACACCTACCAGCAACTCAATGACGCAGCACACAAAGCCAATGTGCAGCTCACCTATCGCCGCAGTGTGTATCAAGCACATCAGGTGGAGGCCCAGAAAAGGTCCGTTCAACTGACGTACCGCGGCCTCTCATACATCCGCTGAATCGTCCGGTTCAAA
This window harbors:
- a CDS encoding DUF4278 domain-containing protein; translation: MERLMTTLLYRGHTYQQLNDAAHKANVQLTYRRSVYQAHQVEAQKRSVQLTYRGLSYIR